A genome region from Chengkuizengella sp. SCS-71B includes the following:
- a CDS encoding cysteine hydrolase family protein yields the protein MKSEALLIVDMSNDFVHKNGALSAGVAAQKIVPYIMEIAQTFLDQEGLVVITMDAHQKNDKHFELWPAHNVVGSWGQKLYGDLGNWYEQNKNNKRLFYVPKENYNAFHGTDLKVILNGWNVEKVHITGVCTDTCDFLTLAGADANGFKTVIHSRGTATFTKHQELFLEHAKLCFHTEIIK from the coding sequence ATGAAAAGCGAAGCTTTACTTATAGTGGACATGAGTAATGATTTTGTACATAAAAATGGAGCGTTATCCGCGGGTGTAGCTGCACAGAAAATTGTACCTTATATTATGGAAATAGCTCAGACTTTTTTAGATCAAGAAGGTTTAGTAGTTATCACAATGGATGCTCATCAAAAAAATGATAAACACTTTGAATTATGGCCAGCGCATAACGTTGTAGGTAGTTGGGGTCAGAAGTTATATGGAGACTTAGGAAATTGGTATGAACAAAATAAAAACAACAAAAGACTTTTTTACGTGCCAAAGGAAAATTATAATGCATTCCATGGTACAGATTTAAAAGTGATATTAAATGGTTGGAATGTGGAGAAGGTTCATATTACAGGTGTATGTACTGATACATGTGATTTCTTAACGTTAGCAGGGGCGGATGCAAATGGATTTAAAACTGTTATTCATAGCAGAGGAACAGCGACATTTACCAAACATCAAGAATTATTTTTAGAGCATGCAAAGTTATGTTTTCATACGGAAATTATTAAGTGA
- the recQ gene encoding DNA helicase RecQ: MERLIYEKLKDVYGYTSFKQGQQEIVESILQKKDSVAIMPTGSGKSLCYQLPALIFEGTTFVISPLISLMKDQVDTLNTMGVSSTYINSSVSRKEMNNRLMNISHQKYKLVYIAPERLDSEVFIERLQNIHIPLIAIDEAHCISQWGHDFRPSYMNIYQLIRKLPKKPVIAAFTATATNKVEADIISNLRLQKPNITKTGYARNNLSFSVLKGVNKQDFLQNYLKDRTEESGVIYASTRKEVDQCYENLKKLGFSVEKYHAGLTEKVRKSNQDHFLYDDIKIIIATNAFGMGIDKSNVRFVIHLNLPKNIESYYQEAGRAGRDGEPGECILLFSPQDIITQKYLIEQSEKDDNYKAKEYSQLQQMIDYCHTSNCLQQHIVRYFGDQTYDICHKCSNCKDDRELTDITNDALKVISCVKRMRERFGVTLTAKVLKGSADSKVKQFKFDQLSTYGLMKEKKEKEVIQLIQLLIADGFLELTESKFPIVKLNNKSIQVLKGEEKVFQKVQIIAKKEVSFNYDKDLFEVLRSLRKQIADEENLPPFTIFHDASLVEMCEVRPNNEAAFLAIKGVGQAKFQKYGERFIKCLADFQDSITG, encoded by the coding sequence ATGGAACGTTTGATATATGAGAAACTAAAAGATGTATATGGATATACTTCATTTAAACAAGGGCAGCAGGAAATAGTTGAAAGTATATTACAAAAAAAAGACTCTGTCGCCATCATGCCAACAGGAAGCGGCAAATCATTATGTTATCAGTTACCAGCTCTTATTTTTGAGGGGACAACCTTTGTTATCTCTCCATTAATTTCGTTAATGAAGGATCAAGTAGATACTTTAAACACGATGGGAGTATCTAGTACATATATTAATAGCTCTGTTTCAAGGAAAGAAATGAACAATCGTCTGATGAATATTTCACATCAAAAATATAAACTCGTATATATCGCACCAGAGAGGTTAGATTCAGAAGTATTTATAGAGCGACTTCAAAACATTCATATTCCTTTAATTGCTATAGATGAAGCACATTGTATTTCACAGTGGGGGCATGATTTTAGACCAAGTTATATGAACATCTATCAACTGATTCGCAAATTACCAAAGAAACCAGTTATCGCAGCATTTACGGCTACAGCAACAAATAAAGTTGAAGCAGATATTATAAGCAACTTAAGACTACAGAAACCGAATATTACGAAAACGGGCTATGCTAGAAATAATCTTTCCTTTTCCGTTCTAAAAGGGGTTAATAAGCAGGACTTTTTACAAAACTATTTGAAGGATCGTACCGAGGAATCTGGAGTGATTTACGCATCTACTCGTAAAGAAGTAGATCAATGTTACGAAAATCTTAAGAAATTGGGCTTTAGTGTAGAAAAATATCATGCTGGATTAACGGAAAAAGTACGAAAATCAAATCAAGATCATTTTTTATATGATGACATTAAAATCATAATCGCTACAAATGCTTTTGGTATGGGAATTGATAAATCAAATGTCCGTTTTGTCATTCATTTAAATTTACCAAAAAATATTGAGTCTTATTATCAAGAAGCTGGAAGAGCTGGTAGGGATGGAGAACCCGGTGAATGTATTTTATTATTTTCACCTCAAGATATCATTACACAAAAATATTTGATTGAACAATCTGAAAAGGATGACAATTATAAAGCAAAAGAATATAGTCAGTTACAGCAAATGATCGATTATTGCCATACAAGTAACTGTTTACAACAACATATCGTTCGTTATTTTGGAGATCAAACTTATGATATTTGTCATAAATGTAGCAACTGTAAAGATGATCGAGAATTAACTGACATCACAAATGATGCCTTAAAGGTAATTTCTTGTGTAAAAAGAATGAGAGAAAGATTTGGGGTCACTTTAACTGCTAAGGTTTTAAAAGGGTCTGCTGACAGTAAAGTAAAACAATTTAAATTTGATCAATTATCCACATACGGTTTGATGAAAGAAAAAAAGGAAAAAGAAGTCATACAACTTATCCAATTACTTATCGCAGATGGTTTTCTTGAATTGACTGAAAGTAAATTTCCTATAGTCAAGTTAAACAATAAATCCATACAGGTACTGAAAGGAGAAGAAAAAGTATTTCAAAAAGTACAGATCATTGCAAAAAAAGAAGTTTCCTTCAATTATGACAAAGATTTGTTCGAAGTTCTGAGGAGTTTACGAAAACAAATTGCAGATGAAGAAAATCTTCCACCATTCACAATTTTCCATGATGCTTCATTGGTGGAAATGTGTGAGGTACGCCCTAATAATGAGGCTGCATTTTTAGCAATAAAAGGTGTAGGACAGGCAAAGTTTCAAAAATATGGGGAGAGGTTTATTAAATGTTTAGCTGATTTTCAAGATTCAATAACAGGGTAA
- a CDS encoding TlpA disulfide reductase family protein: protein MNKNGIWWVIIISVVGVLYILANGLRGVEVPEIGEVAYDFKLYSTDDEIYRLSDFKGQYVVLNFFATWCFPCQDEEPELEKFHQKYGEEYPLLIIDRSEPKNRILEFKEEYDSTTTYLMDKDDKVSQYYGVRGQPETFIITPEGILLEKIIGPTTSEDLASKIYLATLNNK from the coding sequence TTGAATAAGAATGGAATATGGTGGGTTATTATCATTTCTGTTGTTGGTGTATTGTATATCCTAGCAAATGGGCTTAGAGGTGTTGAGGTGCCAGAAATAGGCGAGGTTGCCTATGATTTTAAGTTGTACAGTACAGATGATGAAATTTATAGGTTATCTGATTTTAAAGGTCAGTATGTTGTTCTAAACTTTTTTGCAACATGGTGTTTTCCTTGCCAAGATGAGGAACCAGAATTAGAAAAATTTCATCAAAAATATGGAGAGGAATATCCACTTCTCATTATTGATCGTAGTGAGCCGAAGAATAGAATTCTAGAATTTAAAGAGGAGTATGATTCTACAACAACCTACTTAATGGATAAAGATGATAAGGTTTCACAATATTATGGTGTTAGAGGACAACCGGAAACATTTATTATTACTCCAGAAGGGATCTTACTAGAAAAAATAATTGGACCTACAACGTCTGAGGATTTAGCTAGTAAAATTTACTTAGCTACATTAAATAACAAATAA
- a CDS encoding CcmD family protein — MSYLFVAYMVIWILLSGYLMILGKRQQKINKEIEFIRELENSK, encoded by the coding sequence GTGAGCTATTTATTTGTTGCTTATATGGTAATCTGGATTTTATTATCAGGTTATTTGATGATTTTAGGTAAACGTCAGCAAAAGATAAATAAAGAAATTGAATTCATTAGAGAGCTTGAAAATAGTAAATAA
- a CDS encoding cytochrome c biogenesis protein: protein MHRSLVWILIILMSAALYLVFIWSPIEKVMGNVQKIFYFHVGSAWVAFLAFGVVFVYSILFLIKRKRSYDMIAGISAEIGVLFTAIVLTTGPIWGRSAWNTWWTWEPRLTTTFILFFLYLAYIFIRRMDGAWEKKARLAAVFGIISFIDVPIVFMAIRWWNSKLHPIVFGDAPNQSGGGIEGEMLATLLFCLGVITLLYIVLLQKGIYIEKTKLAVENYKKITYR from the coding sequence ATGCATCGATCTTTGGTTTGGATTCTCATTATTTTAATGAGTGCTGCACTTTATTTAGTGTTTATCTGGTCACCAATAGAGAAAGTAATGGGGAATGTACAAAAAATCTTTTATTTTCATGTTGGATCAGCTTGGGTGGCATTTCTTGCATTTGGTGTTGTGTTTGTATACAGTATCCTGTTTTTAATAAAGAGAAAACGGTCTTATGATATGATCGCTGGTATTTCAGCAGAAATAGGCGTTTTGTTTACTGCGATTGTGTTAACAACGGGTCCTATTTGGGGTAGAAGTGCTTGGAATACATGGTGGACATGGGAACCTCGTTTAACAACCACATTCATTTTGTTTTTCCTTTATTTAGCGTACATTTTTATTCGACGTATGGATGGAGCATGGGAGAAAAAGGCAAGATTGGCTGCTGTTTTTGGAATTATTAGCTTTATTGATGTACCTATCGTATTTATGGCGATTAGGTGGTGGAATTCCAAACTTCATCCGATTGTATTTGGTGATGCTCCAAATCAATCAGGAGGTGGGATTGAAGGAGAAATGTTAGCCACTCTCCTTTTTTGTCTTGGTGTGATCACATTGCTTTATATCGTATTACTACAAAAGGGGATTTACATCGAAAAAACAAAACTAGCAGTTGAAAATTATAAGAAAATCACATATCGATGA
- a CDS encoding heme exporter protein CcmB, with product MRDLIISALAITWKDLYAEWRTKQVLSTMLIFSGLVIVTFSFAFDPTNNTVRAVIPGMIWVITIFAGILGLNRSFISEQYNDSLHGLIVSPIDPSSIYLGKFLSNFIIVLFVQIITIPLLFILFEYKMNGNILLFVLVLFLGSVGFICVGTFLAALSANSRSSEMLLPIILFPVISPIVIAAVQSTRILLIDVEEIESLFSWISLMAGYDLLFFVFCFFLFEFIMEV from the coding sequence ATGAGAGATTTAATAATTTCAGCATTAGCTATCACCTGGAAGGATTTATATGCGGAGTGGAGGACAAAACAAGTTTTAAGTACAATGTTAATCTTTTCAGGTCTTGTCATCGTTACTTTCAGCTTTGCTTTTGATCCTACGAATAACACTGTTAGGGCAGTTATTCCAGGCATGATATGGGTGATTACGATATTTGCTGGAATTCTAGGTTTGAATCGATCATTTATATCAGAGCAATATAATGATAGTTTACACGGATTAATTGTTTCCCCAATTGATCCATCTAGTATATATTTAGGGAAATTTCTCTCAAATTTTATTATTGTTTTGTTTGTGCAAATAATTACGATTCCCCTATTATTTATTTTGTTTGAATACAAAATGAATGGAAATATATTATTGTTTGTGCTTGTTTTATTTCTAGGCAGTGTAGGATTCATTTGTGTTGGTACTTTTTTAGCAGCACTTTCGGCAAATTCACGAAGCAGTGAAATGTTGCTGCCGATCATATTGTTTCCTGTAATTAGTCCAATTGTGATTGCAGCTGTGCAATCTACTCGAATCTTATTAATAGATGTAGAAGAAATTGAAAGTTTATTCTCTTGGATCAGCTTAATGGCAGGATACGATTTATTATTTTTTGTGTTTTGTTTCTTTTTATTTGAATTCATAATGGAGGTGTAA
- the ccmA gene encoding heme ABC exporter ATP-binding protein CcmA, with amino-acid sequence MIKTVTLNKTIGEKTILNDINITVNQGETVGILGPNGAGKSTILKIIGGLMKPSFGHVMIDNVSLKENNLQIKKKIGFLAHNSYLYEHLSPVENLTFFGKLYQVNQLENKVKEMIREVGLQFFMNEPVRSFSRGMIQRLAIVRAIVHDPSILILDEPHTGLDQQAIDILNKVILKKKKQRTTILMVTHDLTQAIESCDRFILMKKGVIIDDFVLEGKNVHQLKEIYLRQVGYT; translated from the coding sequence GTGATTAAGACAGTAACTCTAAACAAAACCATTGGAGAAAAAACAATTTTAAATGATATTAATATCACTGTAAATCAAGGTGAAACGGTTGGGATATTAGGTCCTAATGGTGCGGGGAAAAGTACGATTCTTAAAATTATTGGGGGATTAATGAAACCATCTTTTGGTCATGTAATGATCGACAATGTCTCATTAAAGGAAAATAATTTACAAATAAAAAAGAAGATTGGTTTTTTAGCACATAACAGTTATTTATATGAACATCTTTCTCCTGTAGAAAACTTGACTTTTTTCGGTAAATTATATCAAGTTAATCAGCTTGAAAATAAAGTGAAAGAAATGATTCGCGAAGTAGGATTACAGTTTTTTATGAATGAGCCAGTTCGTTCTTTTTCTAGAGGTATGATTCAACGTTTGGCCATTGTAAGGGCGATTGTTCATGATCCATCGATATTAATTTTAGATGAACCGCATACGGGACTTGACCAACAAGCCATCGATATTTTGAATAAAGTCATATTAAAAAAGAAAAAACAGAGAACAACCATTTTAATGGTAACGCATGATTTAACTCAAGCAATTGAATCATGTGACCGATTTATTTTAATGAAAAAGGGTGTAATTATTGATGATTTTGTATTAGAGGGTAAAAATGTACATCAATTAAAAGAAATCTATTTAAGACAGGTGGGCTATACATGA
- a CDS encoding cytochrome c-type biogenesis protein CcmH: protein MKRFVFLLIFSLLLSVNVIFAEEGFDYSSKEFQSIVSMLSMEGHSSDDLATCPVKQTYYNEVAEFLAQGKTKDEILNDYVDQLGEEALAAPIKTGFSLTAWITPFLLLFLATFLVYFLIKKWVSPNQSSDLNREFIDETENEILLSVIEKERKKYF, encoded by the coding sequence ATGAAACGATTCGTTTTTTTGCTCATTTTCTCATTACTATTATCAGTTAATGTGATTTTTGCAGAAGAAGGTTTTGATTATAGTTCTAAAGAATTTCAATCCATTGTGAGCATGTTGTCTATGGAAGGTCATAGCAGTGATGATTTAGCAACTTGTCCTGTCAAACAAACTTATTATAATGAAGTTGCAGAATTCTTGGCACAAGGGAAAACCAAAGATGAAATTTTAAATGACTATGTTGATCAGTTAGGGGAAGAAGCATTAGCAGCCCCAATCAAAACGGGCTTTAGTCTCACCGCATGGATCACCCCATTTTTATTATTGTTTTTAGCAACATTTCTAGTTTATTTCTTAATTAAAAAATGGGTAAGTCCAAATCAATCTAGTGACTTAAATCGAGAATTTATAGATGAAACAGAAAATGAAATCTTATTATCTGTTATTGAGAAAGAACGGAAAAAGTATTTTTAG
- a CDS encoding heme lyase CcmF/NrfE family subunit, whose amino-acid sequence MHNIGVLTIYLGLAISIYSFIAFIVGVIKQDQKWVNSGKNGVLTLFLLTSVAVIFLLYALATSQFQFKYVSLYTSSDLPIVYKLSALWAGNAGSLLLWTFLLTMYTTMVAFSNKMKGNPMVPYVSTIMLGNVIFFYFILLTTTKPFELNKFIPPEGNGLNPMLQDPGMIIHPITLYLGYVGLAVPFAFAIAALILKNVDSFWILMTRRWTLLAWLFLTLGNLLGGYWAYLELGWGGYWAWDPVENASFMPWLTVTAFLHSVMIQERKGMLKVWNLSLIILSYALTLFGTFLVRSGVLTSVHAFGDTNLGTYFLIFMGIAVIFAMYVMMSRYYLLKKDSDHFESFFSKESSFLINNLILVGAAFAVFWGTIFPLISEAVRGTKVTVGVPFFNTVMSPILLALLFLMAICPLIAWQKSTIKNIQKNFLIPALLTFIVAVLLFTMGIKTAYPIFGFTIVAFMLFTHISEIFRGVKARRSVTLESYPFALIRLISKNRRRYGGYTVHFGIALIAIGIIGSQNFSVESMKTVAIGEKINIADFEITYENLAQKREGLNDIVFADLKVQKNGKQMGYIQPEKIFYGNWQQPSTEVGMISSWQEDLYIVISAWERDLRATFVVRVNPLVKWIWTGGVVVVIGTLFAIWGGRQNQVIPRYRGTQRKVT is encoded by the coding sequence ATGCATAATATCGGAGTTCTGACAATCTATTTGGGTTTAGCTATTTCTATTTATTCATTCATTGCATTCATTGTTGGAGTAATAAAGCAAGATCAAAAATGGGTGAATAGTGGCAAAAATGGAGTCTTGACATTATTTCTTCTAACAAGTGTAGCGGTAATTTTTCTATTATATGCCCTAGCAACCAGTCAATTTCAATTTAAATATGTATCCTTGTACACAAGCAGTGATCTTCCAATTGTATATAAACTCTCAGCTTTATGGGCAGGAAATGCTGGTTCACTATTACTGTGGACATTTTTGTTAACGATGTACACCACAATGGTTGCGTTCTCTAATAAAATGAAAGGAAATCCGATGGTTCCTTATGTTTCTACAATTATGTTAGGGAATGTGATCTTTTTTTATTTTATTTTATTAACGACTACAAAACCATTTGAACTAAACAAATTTATTCCTCCTGAAGGTAATGGATTAAATCCAATGCTGCAGGATCCAGGCATGATTATTCACCCCATAACACTCTATTTAGGTTATGTAGGTTTAGCTGTTCCATTTGCTTTTGCGATAGCAGCATTGATTTTAAAAAACGTAGATTCCTTCTGGATACTTATGACAAGACGTTGGACTTTATTAGCTTGGTTGTTTTTAACTCTTGGGAATTTATTGGGTGGATATTGGGCTTATTTAGAGTTAGGCTGGGGTGGATATTGGGCATGGGATCCAGTAGAAAATGCATCATTTATGCCCTGGTTAACGGTGACAGCATTTCTACATTCCGTCATGATACAAGAGCGTAAAGGAATGTTAAAGGTTTGGAATTTATCTTTAATTATTTTATCCTATGCACTAACGTTGTTCGGTACATTTTTAGTACGAAGCGGTGTCTTAACTTCTGTACATGCTTTTGGAGATACAAATTTAGGAACTTACTTTCTAATTTTTATGGGCATAGCTGTAATTTTTGCAATGTATGTCATGATGAGTAGGTATTATTTACTTAAAAAAGATAGCGATCATTTTGAATCTTTTTTTTCAAAAGAAAGCAGTTTTTTAATTAACAATTTAATTTTAGTAGGTGCAGCATTTGCTGTATTTTGGGGCACGATATTCCCGCTAATTTCTGAGGCAGTAAGAGGTACTAAAGTAACCGTTGGTGTACCGTTTTTTAACACAGTAATGTCTCCTATATTGTTGGCACTGTTGTTTCTCATGGCCATTTGCCCACTAATTGCTTGGCAAAAATCAACAATAAAAAACATACAGAAGAATTTTTTAATTCCAGCATTATTAACCTTCATTGTTGCAGTTCTTTTATTTACTATGGGGATTAAAACTGCATATCCTATTTTCGGATTTACTATTGTAGCATTTATGCTATTCACTCACATTTCTGAAATTTTCCGTGGGGTTAAAGCAAGACGTTCTGTTACACTAGAAAGTTATCCATTTGCACTCATTCGCTTAATTTCAAAAAATCGTCGTCGTTACGGAGGTTATACCGTACATTTTGGAATTGCATTGATTGCCATAGGTATTATAGGTTCACAGAATTTTAGTGTAGAGTCTATGAAAACAGTTGCTATAGGAGAAAAGATAAACATAGCAGACTTTGAAATTACATATGAAAATTTAGCTCAAAAACGTGAAGGACTTAATGATATCGTGTTTGCTGATTTAAAAGTTCAAAAGAATGGAAAACAGATGGGTTACATTCAACCAGAAAAAATCTTTTATGGTAATTGGCAACAACCTTCAACTGAAGTTGGAATGATAAGCAGTTGGCAAGAAGATCTATATATTGTGATAAGTGCATGGGAAAGAGACTTACGAGCAACTTTTGTGGTTCGTGTCAATCCGTTAGTAAAATGGATTTGGACTGGTGGAGTTGTTGTAGTTATTGGTACGTTATTTGCTATTTGGGGGGGCAGACAAAATCAAGTCATTCCAAGATATCGTGGAACTCAAAGAAAAGTTACTTGA
- a CDS encoding cytochrome c maturation protein CcmE, with product MKKNKKMLISFSAVFVAIIILLVGATTKTSGSELTLQEIILEPHKFQGRFLMTQGDLIENSIQWNADLIELSFQIEDEFGNNLSVVHQGVKPDNFSEDVIVIVEGFVHDDGTFTAEKVQTKCPSKYEGEEYDPELHDQEME from the coding sequence ATGAAAAAGAATAAAAAGATGCTCATAAGTTTTAGTGCAGTTTTTGTTGCAATTATTATTTTATTAGTTGGAGCTACAACAAAAACTAGTGGTTCTGAGCTTACTTTGCAGGAAATTATACTAGAGCCTCATAAATTTCAAGGGCGTTTTTTAATGACACAGGGTGACTTAATAGAAAACTCAATTCAATGGAATGCTGATCTAATTGAACTTAGTTTCCAAATAGAAGATGAATTCGGGAATAATTTGTCCGTTGTCCATCAGGGTGTTAAACCAGATAATTTCAGTGAAGATGTGATTGTGATTGTTGAAGGTTTTGTTCATGATGATGGGACCTTCACAGCAGAGAAGGTTCAGACGAAATGTCCTTCAAAATATGAAGGAGAAGAATACGATCCTGAGTTACATGATCAAGAGATGGAATAG
- a CDS encoding ammonia-forming cytochrome c nitrite reductase subunit c552, whose translation MVNLKHLFLVCTVLTLTVFIMSACELNTEGTSEVALTGLSPDEISNEAFENLFPLHYASYQRNLEMEDTRFGGSVLASKFEHNKEPFAPILFNGYGFAKEYNEDRGHIYAVEDNISIARINDKSIGSCFTCKSTAVPSMIDHFGDEYWNKNFRNEIIPLAEEMGHSPIGCSDCHDPETMELQVTRPMFATAMLEKGEDISNPTLNEMRTYVCAQCHVEYYFESENKAVTFPWSEGYQPEEMFEYYETIAMESGFSQDWIHNVSGAPMLKSQHPEYETWAEGTHGKAEVSCSDCHMPYTREDDRKKITSHFWTSPLKTIDQSCRTCHSDQTEEELKGKVESIQEMSKDALDKAGDISIISHYYVNKMITSGVSEDKIKQAQDLVRKGQWFWDIVSAENSTGFHNPQGSMDALKTSVEASSEAIILATEELVKLDVDINELKEEIEKVKKAVYDEPDNFKKNEHATNDFFPPQKK comes from the coding sequence ATGGTTAATTTGAAACATTTGTTTCTTGTTTGTACTGTTTTGACTTTGACAGTTTTCATCATGTCGGCTTGTGAATTAAATACAGAAGGAACATCTGAAGTAGCTCTAACAGGTCTTTCTCCTGATGAAATCAGCAATGAAGCTTTTGAGAATCTTTTTCCTCTTCATTATGCTAGTTATCAAAGAAACTTAGAGATGGAAGATACAAGGTTTGGAGGTTCTGTTCTTGCGTCAAAGTTTGAACATAATAAAGAACCGTTTGCGCCTATATTATTTAATGGTTACGGATTTGCTAAGGAATATAATGAAGACCGTGGACACATTTACGCAGTAGAAGATAATATTTCAATCGCTAGAATTAATGATAAGTCAATTGGTTCTTGTTTTACCTGTAAAAGTACTGCCGTTCCAAGTATGATAGATCATTTTGGTGATGAGTACTGGAATAAAAATTTCCGTAATGAAATTATCCCACTAGCAGAAGAAATGGGTCATTCTCCAATAGGATGTTCAGATTGCCATGATCCTGAAACGATGGAACTTCAAGTGACTCGTCCCATGTTTGCTACAGCAATGTTAGAAAAGGGTGAAGATATATCTAATCCAACATTAAATGAAATGCGTACTTATGTTTGTGCGCAATGTCATGTAGAATATTATTTTGAATCAGAAAATAAAGCTGTTACGTTCCCTTGGTCAGAAGGTTATCAACCTGAGGAAATGTTTGAATATTATGAAACTATTGCAATGGAATCTGGATTCTCCCAAGATTGGATACACAATGTCTCAGGTGCACCAATGTTAAAATCACAACATCCTGAGTATGAGACATGGGCTGAAGGTACACATGGGAAGGCGGAAGTGAGCTGTTCTGACTGCCATATGCCATATACTCGTGAAGATGATAGAAAAAAAATTACGAGTCATTTTTGGACTTCACCTCTAAAAACAATTGATCAATCTTGTCGTACTTGTCATTCTGATCAAACGGAAGAGGAGTTAAAGGGCAAAGTTGAATCAATTCAGGAAATGAGTAAAGATGCATTGGATAAAGCAGGGGATATTTCGATAATCTCACATTATTATGTGAACAAAATGATTACATCGGGTGTATCAGAAGATAAAATCAAACAAGCGCAGGATTTAGTAAGAAAGGGACAATGGTTCTGGGATATTGTTTCTGCTGAAAACTCAACTGGCTTCCACAATCCTCAAGGTTCAATGGATGCTTTGAAAACATCTGTAGAAGCTTCTAGTGAAGCGATTATTTTAGCAACTGAGGAGCTAGTGAAACTGGACGTAGACATAAATGAATTAAAAGAAGAAATCGAAAAAGTTAAAAAAGCTGTTTATGACGAACCTGATAATTTCAAGAAAAATGAACATGCTACCAACGATTTTTTTCCTCCTCAAAAAAAATAG
- a CDS encoding cytochrome c3 family protein — protein sequence MFKKIKALDKRLILFIGILLGLIFTVASAETLHYTDSAEFCSTCHPMDTAYSSFSDSIHANLDCNTCHAPTDNFVEKILFKSKAGLHDIYMNTLNVDEIPDVIHAKAATVEVVQENCVSCHENSINNVSHNVKSTCVECHRQVPHGKKDKIKSEQLYEPGTYNIKGINESRRE from the coding sequence ATGTTTAAAAAAATAAAAGCGCTTGATAAAAGATTAATTTTATTTATAGGTATTTTGTTAGGTCTTATTTTTACGGTAGCAAGTGCAGAAACATTACATTACACTGATTCCGCTGAATTTTGTTCTACTTGTCACCCTATGGATACAGCTTATAGCAGTTTTTCTGATTCAATACATGCAAATTTAGATTGTAATACATGTCATGCACCAACTGATAACTTTGTAGAGAAAATTTTGTTTAAATCAAAGGCAGGTTTACATGATATTTATATGAATACGCTAAACGTTGATGAAATTCCAGATGTCATTCATGCAAAAGCTGCAACTGTTGAAGTCGTTCAAGAAAATTGTGTTTCATGTCACGAGAATTCTATCAACAATGTAAGTCATAATGTGAAAAGTACATGTGTTGAATGTCATCGTCAAGTACCTCATGGCAAAAAAGATAAAATTAAATCCGAGCAATTATATGAACCAGGAACGTACAACATTAAAGGTATAAATGAGAGTAGGAGGGAATGA